The following coding sequences are from one Saprospiraceae bacterium window:
- a CDS encoding T9SS type A sorting domain-containing protein, with translation MDTFICDNGGFEQDFLYYQGRAATNTSGSKTCTPLNSGNPSVYYNVSLPYYRRFEIVSGGTDPLIGIPRTKFGSKSLMLNNRYGNLDQCDGDKDVNRIQKRFRVTEENRHFAVWFAAILENPDGHGDSQPWFSISCDLVPEQTLCFDADMLECDNIRTDTLCNFEKIDTVDWTCHKINIPQSAVGQIATLSIIAADCGCGAHFGYAYVDGICEDCSISSFGTNILYDHSLNSSGLGIDKYSCYGDTIRICGTFLLPSICGNWIIDTMYVPGFNISNYSINYINNTYCFDIPISNFVVGQCRDLYTVFVYESNGVSLPPVNSNAVEICYDDFIAFGVSHAIGQCQNNNTTNLMSDDYYYVQLDMINIGSHSYIIQRQLNNPYPNEPGPYTLKTGNGSAVINLGPFIIQEGPWTLTVNVDGCLFSFQITPPAFCSALCQDFNNLSIRNVTCYPNNTWTFDLTVPTGGPYMVTDLSNNSFTNCSSGAIPCTINGGNIGTECKNYKIEFINNGCDIAVLINVCPPKPCSASCGLEVYRKDLYCNEEGNLYYFTLDVKSTGNFLCYKTMPGGVMGPLPSGPLGPYSSDITLTVYECNNAACNCPAPSCFKTIFIPKPDCSRLNYRSKKQKTNLNTVDLLVFPNPSNTGIITLQSSHENIKFELFSIDQKLILPHQKIEQRKELDLRHLPSGLYFIKYFTPGGKMKVVKFILQH, from the coding sequence GTGGATACATTCATTTGCGATAATGGAGGATTCGAGCAAGATTTTCTCTACTACCAAGGTCGTGCTGCGACAAATACAAGTGGAAGCAAAACTTGTACACCTTTGAATAGTGGGAATCCGTCAGTCTATTATAACGTAAGTTTACCATATTATCGGAGGTTTGAAATTGTGTCTGGAGGTACTGATCCACTCATTGGAATTCCAAGGACAAAGTTCGGCTCCAAGTCTTTGATGCTCAATAATAGGTACGGTAATTTAGATCAATGTGATGGAGATAAAGATGTGAACAGGATTCAAAAAAGATTTAGAGTGACAGAGGAGAATCGTCATTTTGCAGTTTGGTTTGCTGCAATATTGGAGAATCCTGATGGTCATGGAGATAGCCAACCTTGGTTCAGTATATCTTGCGATTTAGTACCAGAACAAACTCTTTGTTTTGATGCGGATATGTTAGAATGTGATAATATAAGAACAGATACTTTGTGTAATTTTGAGAAGATAGATACAGTCGATTGGACGTGTCATAAAATAAATATACCACAAAGCGCAGTTGGTCAAATTGCAACTTTAAGTATCATTGCTGCTGATTGTGGATGTGGAGCACATTTTGGCTATGCTTATGTGGATGGAATCTGTGAAGATTGTTCCATTAGCTCATTTGGAACAAATATATTGTATGATCATTCCTTGAATAGTTCTGGTTTGGGGATTGATAAATATTCTTGTTATGGAGATACGATTAGGATTTGTGGTACATTCCTTTTACCATCAATATGTGGTAATTGGATAATAGATACGATGTATGTCCCAGGTTTCAACATATCAAATTATTCAATCAACTATATTAATAATACATATTGCTTTGACATTCCAATAAGTAATTTTGTGGTGGGGCAATGCCGAGATTTGTATACTGTGTTTGTCTATGAATCCAATGGTGTTTCATTACCTCCTGTAAATAGTAATGCTGTCGAAATTTGTTATGATGACTTTATTGCTTTTGGGGTTAGTCATGCCATCGGTCAATGTCAAAACAATAATACCACCAACCTTATGTCTGATGATTATTATTATGTTCAATTAGATATGATTAATATTGGCAGTCACTCGTATATCATCCAAAGACAACTGAATAACCCATATCCAAATGAACCAGGTCCCTACACGCTTAAAACAGGAAATGGAAGTGCTGTCATAAATCTTGGACCTTTTATCATACAAGAAGGCCCTTGGACTTTAACTGTAAATGTGGATGGTTGTTTATTTAGTTTCCAGATCACTCCACCTGCATTTTGTAGTGCCTTATGTCAAGATTTTAATAATTTATCCATCAGAAATGTAACTTGCTATCCCAACAATACTTGGACCTTTGATCTTACTGTACCTACGGGGGGGCCATACATGGTTACAGATTTGAGTAATAATTCATTTACAAATTGCAGTTCCGGCGCCATCCCTTGTACTATTAATGGAGGAAACATCGGGACAGAGTGTAAGAATTATAAGATTGAATTTATAAATAATGGTTGCGATATTGCTGTATTGATTAATGTTTGTCCTCCAAAACCATGCAGTGCGAGCTGTGGTCTGGAAGTCTATAGGAAGGATTTGTATTGTAATGAGGAAGGCAATTTGTATTATTTTACCTTAGATGTCAAGTCCACAGGCAATTTTTTGTGTTACAAAACCATGCCTGGAGGAGTCATGGGGCCACTTCCATCCGGCCCTCTTGGACCTTACAGCTCAGACATTACATTGACCGTTTATGAGTGTAATAATGCTGCCTGTAATTGTCCTGCACCATCCTGCTTCAAAACTATTTTTATTCCTAAGCCGGATTGTTCAAGACTCAACTATCGTAGTAAAAAGCAGAAAACGAATCTAAATACGGTGGACCTGTTAGTTTTTCCTAATCCTTCTAACACAGGGATTATTACGCTCCAATCTAGTCATGAAAATATTAAGTTTGAACTATTTAGCATAGATCAGAAATTGATATTGCCTCACCAAAAAATTGAACAAAGAAAAGAATTGGATCTTAGACATTTACCTTCAGGTTTGTACTTTATTAAGTATTTCACTCCGGGGGGGAAAATGAAAGTCGTTAAATTTATTTTACAACATTAA
- a CDS encoding ATP-dependent helicase — MDLFSVSDRALNKVKFDKAYTRLNPRQREAVESIEGPVMVIAGPGTGKTQILSVRIGNILRKTDTDPRSILCLTYTDSGAMNMRQRLLEFIGSDAYSVGIFTFHSFCNKIIKDHPDEFRIRDGQEKVSDLEYAELLEEIFDELSPEDILYHSQQFNQNNIYRLKQFHELRKKENWDPNDIIALLDEEEKNAPDDPQFQYQINRKPFKIGDLNVNKLNKARASWERTRSFCRLSLRIDEKMAERSLYDYYDMIRWVLDKFKMDDAFLASYQEQFLYILVDEYQDTNGSQNDLLYSLLSFDQQPNIFVVGDDDQAIFRFQGAKMDNMLEFKDKFHPKLIVLEDNYRSTQAVLDAAKLLITPNRKRLINQIPHLSKNLKSRGEGLAGGPRVNLTSYSSPDIEMVEVVDRIERLIEAGTTPSEIAVLFRKNIGAEKYASYMQSREIPCSVSKELNVLKTSLIKHIQLVLKFILEERRNPLQNDDLLYEMMHFPYFNINQYSISKLAWHHQSFRISLQGSENKSPSDLQSMLVTDSTLKESLSTESISEFVSFVQIMQELVKSSFDLTLQMLIEKIFHSCHILSHTIKSEDKYLRLDIMQSYFEMVKNESAKNPDLDLVAFLQMVELMVQHNITLPLQLVIGNRTGVQLFTVHKSKGLEYEQVFIPDVVTSSWDKGPDKKFKLPSAWSSQQSASVKESTEDEKSEVREENRRLFYVGMTRAKKELYISYHQDHESKSKSQMSELLVDLDASDHLNRSIVDQTTEFKLGQLVISKLSEDLKKIDLSDEVKYNSFLENFRLSPTSFNSYIRCPVSFYYEKVLKIPAARTAVLGYGNAVHYALEIYGKKYFKEGVLDEDQLHSFFVIGMEKYRSHFSPKEWDHYLDEGKRTLFPFVAYYIEEWSQQEERFFEKPISAAYYQGVPVSGKLDRIDILGDKCQVVDYKTGNSSKVKEKTSPIKNNLPHGGEYWRQMIFYGLLLDQFKEFSGKYLSSAFYFVNKNKEDEFVKAEIMLTSSEKEIVGAMVVDVYEKIKNKVFNPGCGKPECRWCQYIDLGDAKIINENDSELDETFDED, encoded by the coding sequence ATGGATCTCTTCTCAGTATCTGATCGTGCTTTAAACAAAGTAAAATTTGATAAAGCGTATACAAGACTAAACCCAAGGCAGCGTGAAGCTGTAGAAAGTATTGAGGGTCCTGTTATGGTAATAGCGGGTCCCGGTACCGGTAAGACACAGATTCTTTCTGTACGTATTGGAAATATTCTCAGAAAGACGGATACTGATCCAAGAAGTATATTGTGTCTCACATACACAGATTCCGGAGCGATGAATATGAGACAACGCTTGCTCGAGTTTATTGGAAGTGATGCATATTCAGTGGGTATTTTTACTTTTCACAGCTTTTGCAATAAAATCATCAAAGATCATCCCGATGAGTTTAGAATCCGAGATGGTCAGGAGAAAGTCTCAGACCTGGAATATGCTGAACTGCTCGAAGAAATTTTCGATGAATTGTCACCGGAAGATATACTCTATCATTCGCAGCAATTCAATCAAAATAATATATACAGATTAAAGCAGTTTCACGAACTGAGAAAAAAAGAAAACTGGGATCCAAATGACATCATTGCATTACTGGATGAGGAAGAAAAAAATGCTCCCGACGATCCACAGTTTCAGTACCAGATCAATCGTAAGCCCTTCAAAATAGGAGATCTCAATGTAAATAAACTCAATAAAGCCAGAGCTTCCTGGGAAAGAACCAGATCATTCTGCAGATTGTCCCTGCGCATAGATGAAAAAATGGCTGAAAGATCACTCTATGACTACTACGACATGATCAGATGGGTTCTGGATAAATTTAAAATGGATGATGCTTTTTTGGCAAGTTATCAGGAACAGTTTCTCTACATTTTGGTAGATGAGTATCAGGATACGAATGGAAGTCAGAATGATTTACTCTATTCATTATTGTCATTCGATCAACAACCCAACATTTTTGTAGTGGGTGATGATGATCAGGCGATCTTTAGGTTTCAGGGAGCCAAAATGGACAATATGCTGGAATTCAAAGATAAATTCCATCCTAAGCTGATCGTCCTCGAAGACAATTATCGATCGACTCAAGCTGTCTTGGATGCTGCAAAGTTGCTCATAACACCCAACAGGAAAAGGTTAATCAACCAAATCCCTCACCTTAGTAAAAACTTAAAATCCAGGGGTGAAGGATTGGCAGGAGGGCCCCGGGTCAATTTGACTTCTTATTCCTCACCAGATATTGAAATGGTGGAAGTTGTGGATCGGATAGAACGATTGATAGAAGCCGGAACCACTCCTTCAGAAATTGCCGTTCTATTCCGTAAAAATATAGGTGCAGAAAAATATGCTTCTTACATGCAAAGCAGGGAAATTCCTTGTTCAGTAAGTAAGGAACTGAATGTTTTGAAAACATCCCTGATCAAACATATACAGCTAGTTTTAAAATTCATTTTAGAAGAAAGGCGAAATCCACTACAGAATGATGATTTGCTTTATGAGATGATGCATTTTCCCTACTTTAATATCAACCAATATTCCATTTCGAAGTTGGCATGGCATCATCAGAGCTTTAGAATATCATTACAGGGATCAGAAAACAAATCTCCATCAGATCTGCAGAGTATGTTAGTCACTGATTCTACACTCAAGGAAAGCTTGAGTACAGAGAGTATATCAGAGTTTGTGAGCTTTGTACAAATCATGCAGGAGCTTGTGAAGTCATCATTTGACCTCACCTTGCAGATGTTGATTGAAAAAATATTTCACAGTTGTCATATTCTTTCTCACACCATAAAAAGTGAAGATAAATACCTGAGATTGGATATAATGCAGAGCTATTTTGAAATGGTAAAAAATGAATCTGCAAAGAATCCAGACCTTGATTTGGTAGCTTTTTTGCAAATGGTGGAGTTGATGGTGCAACACAATATCACACTGCCATTGCAGTTAGTAATTGGCAATCGGACAGGAGTGCAGTTGTTTACAGTGCACAAGTCCAAGGGTCTCGAATATGAGCAGGTATTTATTCCGGATGTCGTCACTTCAAGTTGGGATAAAGGGCCTGACAAAAAATTCAAACTTCCAAGCGCTTGGTCTTCGCAGCAATCAGCTTCAGTCAAGGAATCAACCGAAGATGAAAAATCTGAAGTTAGAGAAGAAAACCGGAGACTATTTTATGTGGGGATGACACGTGCCAAAAAGGAACTTTACATTTCATATCACCAAGATCATGAATCAAAATCCAAATCCCAGATGTCAGAACTTTTGGTGGATTTGGATGCCTCGGATCATCTTAACAGAAGTATTGTAGACCAGACTACTGAGTTCAAATTGGGACAATTGGTCATTTCTAAATTGTCCGAAGATCTCAAGAAAATAGACCTTTCTGATGAAGTAAAATACAATTCATTCCTTGAAAATTTCAGACTCAGTCCAACATCATTCAATAGCTATATTCGATGTCCGGTATCATTTTATTATGAAAAGGTGTTGAAAATACCTGCAGCCAGAACTGCGGTATTGGGTTATGGTAATGCAGTACATTATGCCTTGGAAATTTATGGAAAGAAATACTTCAAAGAAGGTGTTTTGGATGAAGATCAGCTGCATTCATTTTTTGTCATTGGTATGGAAAAGTATCGTTCACATTTTTCACCAAAAGAATGGGATCATTATCTTGACGAGGGCAAACGAACTTTATTCCCATTTGTAGCATATTATATTGAGGAGTGGAGTCAACAGGAAGAGCGTTTTTTTGAGAAGCCAATTAGCGCAGCTTATTACCAGGGTGTTCCCGTCAGTGGAAAACTAGATCGAATAGATATATTAGGGGATAAGTGTCAGGTCGTGGATTACAAAACGGGTAATTCTTCAAAAGTAAAAGAGAAAACCAGTCCGATCAAGAATAATCTTCCACATGGAGGAGAATATTGGCGGCAAATGATTTTTTATGGATTATTGCTCGACCAATTCAAAGAGTTTTCTGGAAAATACCTTTCTTCAGCATTTTACTTTGTCAATAAAAATAAGGAAGACGAATTTGTGAAGGCAGAAATCATGTTGACATCTTCGGAAAAAGAAATAGTAGGAGCTATGGTTGTGGACGTATACGAAAAAATAAAGAATAAAGTTTTCAATCCAGGTTGCGGTAAGCCGGAATGCAGGTGGTGTCAGTACATAGATTTGGGGGATGCAAAAATTATTAATGAAAATGATTCGGAATTGGATGAGACTTTTGACGAGGATTAA